The Thermosulfurimonas sp. F29 genome includes a window with the following:
- a CDS encoding cytochrome c family protein — protein MEIEQKGGKKEVYRVDYVMGGNWKQLFLTTLPDGEIKILPLSWLVEGQKWNLNHYWPSVIYQEKCMGCHVTGLKIRRRGKKWITSFEELGVGCEACHGPGDKHIEAPPEKKFQTIINPARIPNARIASMVCGACHSRGETPDGRYRYPLHYLPGQSFDFIFVLKPIVYPDGSPKANYQQYTDWLKSGHYRAGVMCWDCHEVHSKGRANRFQTKLPGSRLCRECHLVVNKGVHGIHSVNNCVGCHMPLVARRGLVRDIHSHQFRVVPPSWTLKIGSFEKQPNSCNACHYHRNDSPERLQKILDYAREGLNY, from the coding sequence ATGGAAATAGAGCAAAAGGGCGGTAAAAAAGAGGTCTATAGGGTGGACTATGTAATGGGAGGAAACTGGAAGCAGCTATTTTTGACCACCCTTCCCGACGGAGAGATAAAAATTCTCCCTCTCAGCTGGCTGGTTGAGGGTCAAAAATGGAACCTTAATCATTACTGGCCTTCGGTAATTTATCAGGAGAAATGTATGGGCTGTCATGTAACCGGTCTTAAAATTAGACGGAGGGGAAAGAAATGGATAACCTCTTTCGAGGAATTGGGCGTGGGCTGTGAGGCCTGCCATGGCCCGGGGGACAAGCATATAGAGGCTCCGCCGGAGAAAAAGTTCCAGACCATCATCAATCCTGCCCGCATACCGAACGCTCGTATTGCTTCCATGGTCTGTGGAGCGTGTCATAGCCGGGGTGAGACCCCGGATGGACGGTATCGTTATCCCTTACATTATCTTCCCGGACAATCTTTTGACTTTATTTTTGTACTCAAGCCCATTGTTTATCCGGATGGAAGTCCCAAGGCAAATTACCAGCAATATACGGATTGGTTGAAGAGCGGGCATTATCGAGCGGGGGTAATGTGCTGGGATTGTCATGAGGTTCACAGTAAGGGAAGGGCTAATCGCTTTCAGACAAAACTTCCGGGGAGCCGTCTCTGTCGAGAGTGCCATCTGGTGGTGAATAAAGGGGTGCACGGCATCCACAGCGTAAACAACTGTGTAGGGTGTCATATGCCTCTGGTGGCCAGACGGGGTCTCGTGAGGGATATTCACAGTCATCAATTCAGGGTGGTTCCTCCTTCCTGGACTTTAAAGATAGGCAGTTTTGAAAAACAGCCCAATTCCTGTAATGCATGTCACTATCACCGAAACGATTCCCCGGAACGACTGCAAAAGATCCTGGATTATGCCCGTGAAGGACTTAACTATTAA
- the gpmI gene encoding 2,3-bisphosphoglycerate-independent phosphoglycerate mutase encodes MAEIRPLLLVIMDGWGFREEERYNAVKLAGTPNLDALREAYPFTLLEASGEAVGLPAGQMGNSEVGHLNIGAGRIVYQDLTRINLAIREGSFFRNPELLRVAERVRETGGKIHLLGLVSDGGVHSSIEHLYALLELYAREGLNDRVFVHAFTDGRDTAPDVADRFLEALLGKMAELSCGRVATVSGRYYAMDRDRRWERTRLAYEALVLGRGLTAPDPLTAVREAFARGETDEFIKPTVILEGDRPVATIDDGDAVVFFNFRADRARQLTRALTDPDFSGFQREKFPSLAYFVCFTLYDETFDLPVAFPPEKLHRIWGEEVSRAGLTQLRIAETEKYAHVTYFFNGGEERTFPGEERKLIPSPREVPTYDLKPEMSAYGITEELIRRLREKRYGLVVLNFANGDMVGHTGVLEAAIKAVRVVDECVGRVVRAFRETHGGPVIVTADHGNCELMADENGHPHTAHTGNPVPLYLVDDRFRGRRLRRGILADIAPTALHLMGIPVPEEMTGRVLF; translated from the coding sequence GTGGCGGAGATTAGACCCCTTCTTTTGGTCATCATGGACGGCTGGGGTTTTCGGGAGGAGGAGCGGTACAACGCCGTGAAACTGGCCGGGACCCCGAATCTGGACGCCCTGCGCGAGGCCTATCCCTTCACGCTGCTTGAGGCCTCGGGGGAGGCCGTGGGGCTTCCGGCCGGTCAGATGGGCAATTCCGAGGTAGGACACCTCAACATCGGGGCCGGCCGCATCGTCTATCAGGATCTGACCCGCATAAACCTGGCCATCCGCGAGGGGTCCTTTTTCCGCAATCCCGAACTCCTGCGGGTGGCCGAACGGGTGCGGGAGACCGGGGGTAAGATCCATCTCCTGGGACTGGTTTCCGACGGAGGGGTGCACAGCTCCATCGAACACCTTTACGCCCTCCTCGAACTTTACGCCCGGGAGGGGCTTAACGACCGGGTCTTCGTGCACGCCTTTACCGACGGGCGGGATACCGCTCCGGATGTGGCCGATCGGTTCCTGGAGGCCCTTCTAGGAAAGATGGCGGAGCTTTCCTGCGGCAGGGTGGCCACGGTTTCCGGACGCTACTACGCCATGGACCGGGACCGGCGCTGGGAGCGTACCCGCCTGGCCTACGAGGCCCTGGTTCTGGGAAGGGGTCTAACGGCCCCAGATCCCCTCACCGCGGTGCGCGAAGCCTTCGCCCGGGGGGAGACGGACGAGTTCATCAAACCCACGGTGATCCTAGAGGGGGATCGTCCCGTGGCCACCATCGACGACGGGGACGCGGTGGTCTTTTTTAACTTCCGGGCCGATCGGGCCCGTCAGCTCACCCGGGCCCTCACCGATCCGGACTTTTCCGGGTTCCAGCGGGAGAAGTTTCCCTCTCTGGCCTACTTCGTGTGTTTCACCCTTTACGACGAAACCTTTGACCTTCCCGTGGCCTTTCCCCCGGAAAAACTTCACCGTATCTGGGGGGAGGAAGTGAGCCGGGCCGGATTGACTCAGCTTCGCATCGCGGAGACCGAGAAGTACGCCCATGTTACCTATTTTTTTAACGGCGGGGAGGAAAGGACCTTCCCCGGAGAGGAGAGAAAACTGATCCCCTCCCCCCGGGAGGTGCCCACCTATGACCTCAAGCCGGAGATGAGCGCTTACGGCATTACCGAGGAATTAATCCGTCGTCTCCGGGAAAAGCGCTACGGACTGGTGGTGCTCAACTTCGCCAACGGCGACATGGTGGGACACACCGGGGTGCTCGAGGCGGCGATCAAGGCCGTGAGGGTGGTGGACGAGTGCGTGGGACGGGTGGTGAGGGCCTTTCGCGAGACCCACGGTGGACCCGTAATCGTCACCGCGGATCACGGAAACTGCGAACTAATGGCCGACGAGAATGGTCATCCTCATACCGCCCACACGGGAAATCCCGTGCCCCTCTATCTGGTGGACGATCGTTTCCGGGGTAGAAGGCTTCGTCGGGGAATTCTGGCCGACATAGCTCCCACCGCCCTTCACCTCATGGGGATTCCCGTCCCGGAGGAAATGACCGGAAGGGTCCTTTTTTAG
- the rsfS gene encoding ribosome silencing factor — protein sequence MVRDSVELARWLARLIVEKKGEDLVILDVRGRAPYTDFILIASARSARHVQGLAEYLEAETARYGVYPMGVEGLTQGHWVVLDYGDAVVHLFYEPVREVYDLEGLWAEVPRLAPEETREESGGGD from the coding sequence ATGGTGCGGGATTCGGTGGAGCTTGCGCGCTGGCTGGCCCGCCTGATCGTGGAGAAGAAGGGCGAGGATCTGGTGATCCTGGATGTGCGGGGAAGGGCTCCCTACACGGACTTCATCCTGATCGCGAGCGCCCGTTCGGCCCGCCATGTGCAGGGTCTTGCCGAATACCTCGAAGCCGAGACCGCCCGGTACGGAGTTTATCCCATGGGCGTGGAGGGACTAACCCAGGGGCACTGGGTGGTTCTCGATTACGGAGACGCGGTGGTGCACCTCTTTTACGAACCGGTGCGAGAGGTTTACGACCTGGAGGGGCTCTGGGCCGAGGTACCCAGACTGGCCCCGGAGGAGACGAGGGAGGAAAGCGGTGGCGGAGATTAG
- the gyrB gene encoding DNA topoisomerase (ATP-hydrolyzing) subunit B codes for MERNLATDYGAEAIRVLSGLEGVRVRPAMYIGSTGPEGFHHLLWEVLDNSVDEALAGYCNEIRVILHADGSATVEDNGRGIPVDIHPQEGVSALEVVMTRLHAGGKFEKAAYKVSGGLHGVGVSVVNALSEWLVAEVHREGFVYRQSYSRGVPEGPVQRVGRTSRTGTRVTFKPDPEIFGEQEFDYEVVRHRLRELAFLNPAVRFFLSDERTGAEEKFHFKGGIVEFVRYLNRKREPVHRKIAYVSGEKDLVQVEVALQYHTGYTETVYAYVNNIHTREGGTHVVGFRTALTRAVNRYLSTAEGLPRNMRVKVEGEDVREGLCAVISLRMPDPQFEGQTKMKLGNSEIKPLVESIVFEGVMRFFEENPPEARRIMARVVQAARAREAARKAREIARKKGEALEVITAGKLAECQEKDPEKRELFIVEGDSAGGSAKQARDRRFQAILPLRGKILNVEKARIDRVLSSEEIKQLVASLGAGIGPDFDPEKSRFRRIIIMTDADVDGAHIRTLLLTFFYRQMTEIIERGWLYIAQPPLYRVSEGKKDLYLKDEAALDAYLFQRALKSVTLSLGGDTLSPEETRRVLEDMAGLERALSELLRRGIPPEGVLLMISSGFTRADHFDSEERVAALAEEFRKRGYAVGRIKASSERASAYEFQVTSRKEGYLSYTVGPSIPVRREFREVLRYYRRLEPHLGTPVRVTVGEEVRDYGDLLSGLSEILSRVREAGRKGLYIQRYKGLGEMNPTQLWETTMDPERRVLLKVEVQDAAEADELFTTLMGDKVEPRREFIQTHALEYRELDV; via the coding sequence ATGGAGAGGAATCTCGCTACGGACTACGGTGCCGAGGCCATACGGGTTCTTTCCGGGCTGGAGGGGGTCCGGGTCCGTCCGGCCATGTACATCGGATCCACCGGGCCGGAGGGGTTTCATCACCTCCTCTGGGAGGTCCTGGACAACTCCGTGGACGAGGCCCTGGCCGGTTACTGTAACGAGATCCGGGTGATCCTCCACGCCGATGGTTCGGCCACCGTGGAGGACAACGGCCGGGGTATCCCGGTGGACATCCATCCCCAGGAGGGGGTTTCGGCCCTGGAAGTGGTCATGACCAGGTTGCACGCCGGGGGAAAGTTCGAAAAGGCCGCTTACAAGGTCTCCGGGGGTCTTCACGGGGTGGGGGTTTCGGTGGTGAACGCCCTTTCGGAATGGCTGGTGGCCGAGGTTCACCGGGAAGGTTTCGTCTATCGCCAGAGTTATAGCCGGGGAGTGCCGGAGGGACCGGTGCAAAGGGTGGGCCGGACCTCCCGGACCGGCACCCGGGTGACCTTTAAGCCGGATCCGGAGATCTTCGGGGAACAGGAATTCGACTACGAGGTGGTGAGGCATCGTCTTCGGGAACTGGCCTTTCTCAATCCGGCGGTTCGTTTTTTTCTCTCCGACGAACGCACCGGGGCCGAGGAAAAGTTTCACTTCAAGGGCGGGATTGTCGAGTTCGTAAGGTATCTGAACCGCAAGCGTGAGCCGGTACACCGCAAAATCGCCTATGTTTCCGGGGAAAAGGACCTGGTTCAGGTGGAGGTGGCCCTCCAGTATCACACCGGCTACACCGAGACCGTTTACGCTTATGTGAACAACATTCACACCCGGGAGGGGGGCACTCATGTGGTGGGGTTTCGCACCGCCCTCACCCGGGCTGTAAACCGCTATCTTTCCACGGCAGAAGGCCTTCCCAGGAACATGCGGGTGAAGGTGGAGGGCGAGGATGTCCGGGAGGGTCTCTGCGCGGTAATCTCGCTGCGCATGCCGGACCCTCAGTTTGAGGGTCAGACCAAGATGAAGCTGGGAAACAGCGAGATAAAACCCCTGGTGGAGTCCATCGTCTTTGAAGGGGTGATGCGGTTTTTTGAGGAAAACCCCCCGGAGGCCCGTCGGATCATGGCCCGGGTGGTTCAGGCCGCCAGGGCCCGGGAGGCCGCCCGCAAGGCCCGGGAGATCGCCCGCAAGAAGGGCGAGGCCCTGGAGGTGATCACCGCGGGAAAACTGGCCGAGTGCCAGGAAAAAGATCCGGAAAAGAGGGAACTTTTCATCGTGGAGGGGGACTCCGCCGGGGGGTCGGCCAAGCAGGCCCGGGATCGGCGTTTTCAGGCCATCCTGCCCCTTCGCGGAAAGATCCTCAATGTGGAAAAGGCGCGGATCGACCGGGTCCTTTCCTCGGAGGAGATAAAACAGCTGGTGGCCTCGCTCGGGGCCGGGATCGGCCCGGATTTCGATCCGGAGAAGAGTCGCTTTCGCCGGATCATCATCATGACCGATGCGGATGTGGACGGAGCCCACATCCGGACCCTTCTTCTCACCTTCTTCTACCGTCAGATGACCGAAATCATCGAGAGGGGCTGGCTATACATCGCTCAGCCTCCTCTCTACCGGGTAAGCGAGGGGAAAAAGGATCTGTACTTAAAGGACGAGGCCGCCCTCGACGCCTACCTCTTTCAGAGGGCTTTGAAGAGCGTGACCCTGAGTCTCGGGGGGGACACCCTCTCGCCGGAGGAGACCAGACGGGTGCTCGAGGACATGGCCGGGCTTGAGCGGGCCCTTTCCGAGCTTCTTCGCCGGGGAATTCCCCCGGAAGGGGTGCTTCTCATGATCTCTTCGGGATTCACCAGGGCCGATCACTTCGACTCGGAGGAGAGGGTGGCAGCCCTGGCGGAGGAGTTCCGTAAGAGGGGCTACGCGGTGGGACGGATCAAGGCCAGCTCCGAGCGGGCCAGTGCCTACGAATTCCAGGTCACCTCCAGAAAGGAGGGATATCTCTCTTACACGGTGGGGCCCTCCATTCCCGTGCGCCGGGAATTCCGGGAGGTTCTGCGCTACTACCGTCGCCTGGAACCCCACCTGGGAACCCCCGTGCGGGTGACGGTGGGGGAAGAGGTTCGGGACTACGGTGATCTCCTTTCCGGTCTTTCCGAGATCCTTTCCCGGGTGCGGGAAGCGGGTCGGAAGGGCCTTTACATCCAGCGCTACAAGGGTCTGGGAGAGATGAACCCCACCCAGCTCTGGGAGACCACCATGGATCCGGAGCGCAGGGTTTTACTCAAGGTGGAGGTGCAGGATGCCGCCGAGGCCGACGAACTCTTTACCACTCTCATGGGGGACAAGGTGGAGCCCCGTCGGGAGTTCATTCAGACCCACGCCCTGGAATACCGGGAGCTCGATGTTTAA
- a CDS encoding selenium metabolism-associated LysR family transcriptional regulator, which translates to MVDLRKLEALVAVVDTGSFSKAAEKIHLTQPTVSGHIKALEDYFGLRLFDRHTRSVVPTRAGKMLYEYAKKLLILYRELEREMAYFRGEKTGKLDLGGSTIPGQYILPRLIAEFRTAYPGISVFLKVGDTEEIIKKVREGELELGMVGAREEDPELSFEACCEDEIVLIAPAREKFPRLTPEKIVELPLIAREPGSGTWRTALKALEECGISLQKLTLVAEMGSTEAVKQAVRAGLGVAFVSKRAVEEEVSRKEIQILPVKGLEIRRHFFLVYPARRTLSPPAQAFLNFYRQSENEKT; encoded by the coding sequence GTGGTGGATCTCCGAAAACTCGAGGCCCTGGTTGCGGTGGTGGACACCGGAAGCTTCTCCAAGGCGGCGGAAAAAATCCACCTCACCCAGCCCACCGTATCCGGCCACATAAAGGCTCTGGAGGACTACTTCGGCCTGCGCCTATTTGACCGGCACACCCGCTCCGTGGTGCCCACCCGGGCCGGAAAAATGCTTTATGAATATGCCAAAAAACTCCTTATCCTTTATCGGGAACTGGAACGGGAGATGGCTTACTTCCGCGGAGAAAAAACGGGAAAGCTGGACCTGGGAGGGAGCACCATCCCGGGGCAGTACATCCTGCCCCGGCTCATCGCCGAATTCCGCACCGCCTATCCCGGCATCTCGGTTTTTCTCAAGGTGGGGGACACCGAGGAGATCATCAAGAAGGTAAGGGAAGGGGAACTCGAGCTGGGCATGGTGGGGGCCCGGGAGGAGGATCCGGAGTTGTCCTTTGAGGCCTGTTGCGAGGACGAGATCGTCCTCATCGCTCCGGCCCGGGAAAAGTTCCCGCGTTTGACCCCGGAAAAGATCGTCGAGCTCCCCCTCATCGCCCGGGAGCCCGGCTCGGGGACCTGGCGCACGGCCCTCAAGGCACTGGAAGAGTGCGGAATCTCTCTTCAAAAGCTCACGCTGGTGGCGGAAATGGGCTCCACCGAGGCGGTCAAACAGGCGGTCAGAGCCGGGCTGGGGGTGGCCTTCGTCTCGAAAAGGGCCGTGGAGGAGGAGGTCTCCCGAAAGGAAATTCAGATCCTTCCCGTAAAGGGGCTGGAGATCCGGCGCCACTTCTTTCTGGTCTATCCGGCCCGGCGCACCCTCTCCCCCCCGGCCCAGGCCTTTCTCAACTTTTACCGCCAGAGTGAAAACGAGAAGACCTGA
- a CDS encoding DUF6485 family protein — protein MECKRETNLKRCNCTYEPCPKKGICCECLKYHLSMRQLPACCFPPEAERTYDRSFEHFARLVSEGRV, from the coding sequence ATGGAGTGCAAGAGGGAGACCAATCTCAAGCGTTGCAACTGCACCTACGAGCCCTGTCCCAAGAAGGGCATCTGTTGCGAGTGTCTCAAGTATCACCTTTCCATGCGCCAGCTTCCGGCCTGCTGTTTTCCCCCCGAGGCCGAGCGGACCTATGATCGGAGTTTCGAGCACTTCGCCCGTCTGGTCTCGGAGGGGCGGGTCTAG
- the ispG gene encoding flavodoxin-dependent (E)-4-hydroxy-3-methylbut-2-enyl-diphosphate synthase, translating to MSMNRRRTREIRVGWVRIGGDNPVVVQSMTNTDTRDVEATVAQIRELEEEGCEVIRVAVPDEAAAEAVARIVSRINIPLIADIHFDWRLAVSALRAGAHGVRINPGNIKGRENVRRIIEEARARGACVRIGVNAGSLERDLLRKYGWPRPEALVESALRWLDFVVGDLGFENVKVSLKSSDLWHTVAAYREFSRRSDFPVHIGVTEAGGLIPGTVKSALGLGILLSEGIGDTLRVSLTAPPVEEVRVAWEILKAVGVRRRGLEIVACPTCGRCEIDLMGLYEEVERRVRGIRVPLRIAVMGCVVNGPGEAREADLGLAGGKGVGLIFRRGKIVRKVPEAQLLEAFWEELQRLLREESGSGEIRGLTSRSGELN from the coding sequence ATGTCTATGAATCGGCGCCGGACCAGGGAAATAAGGGTGGGCTGGGTGCGCATCGGGGGTGACAATCCGGTGGTGGTGCAGAGCATGACCAACACGGACACCCGGGATGTGGAGGCCACGGTGGCCCAGATCCGGGAACTGGAGGAGGAGGGGTGCGAGGTGATAAGGGTGGCGGTGCCGGACGAGGCCGCGGCCGAGGCGGTGGCCAGGATCGTCTCCCGCATCAACATTCCCCTCATCGCGGACATACACTTTGACTGGAGGCTGGCGGTCTCGGCCCTTCGGGCCGGGGCACACGGAGTTCGCATAAATCCGGGAAACATAAAGGGGCGCGAGAATGTGCGCCGGATTATCGAGGAGGCCCGGGCCCGCGGGGCCTGCGTTCGCATAGGGGTGAATGCGGGGTCCCTGGAGAGGGATCTCCTGCGCAAGTACGGATGGCCCCGTCCGGAGGCCCTGGTGGAAAGCGCGCTTCGCTGGCTGGACTTCGTGGTGGGGGATCTCGGCTTTGAGAATGTCAAGGTGTCCCTCAAGAGCTCCGATCTGTGGCACACCGTGGCGGCCTACCGGGAATTCTCCCGTCGCTCGGACTTTCCGGTGCACATAGGGGTAACCGAGGCCGGTGGTCTCATCCCCGGAACGGTAAAAAGTGCCCTGGGTCTGGGAATCCTCCTTTCCGAGGGCATAGGGGATACGCTGCGGGTCTCCCTCACCGCTCCACCGGTGGAGGAGGTGCGGGTGGCCTGGGAGATTCTCAAGGCGGTGGGGGTGCGTCGCCGGGGTCTGGAGATCGTGGCCTGTCCTACCTGCGGGCGCTGCGAAATAGACCTCATGGGACTTTACGAGGAGGTGGAACGCCGGGTGCGCGGGATCAGGGTCCCCCTCAGGATTGCGGTGATGGGTTGCGTGGTGAACGGACCGGGTGAGGCCCGGGAGGCGGACCTGGGACTTGCCGGGGGCAAGGGGGTGGGACTCATCTTCAGGAGGGGAAAGATCGTGCGCAAGGTTCCGGAAGCACAGCTGCTCGAGGCCTTCTGGGAGGAGCTCCAGCGGTTGCTCAGGGAGGAATCCGGCTCCGGAGAAATCCGGGGCTTGACATCGAGATCCGGAGAGTTAAATTAA